CACGTGTTCGTGAACGGCAAGGTCGCCGAGCAGGGCGGCCCGGAGCTGGCCGAGTCCCTCGAGGAGACCGGGTACGACCGGTTCCTCGCCCCCGCCTGACCGGCCTCGACGACAGGGAGACACCGTGAGCGAGACCACCACAGCGACGGGTGCGGCGAACGGGCCGACCCCGGCGGCGCTGACCGACGTCGAGGAGGCCCTCAAGGACGTCGTCGACCCCGAGCTGGGGATCAACGTCGTCGACCTCGGCCTCATCTACGGGTTGACGGTGTCCGACGACAACGTCGCGACGATCGACATGACGCTGACCAGCGCGGCCTGCCCGCTGACCGACGTCATCGAGGACCAGACCGCCCAGGCCCTCACCGACGTCGTCGCCGACCACCGCATCAACTGGGTGTGGATGCCGCCGTGGGGTCCGGAGAAGATCACCGACGACGGGCGCGAGCAGTTGCGCGCCCTGGGGTTCAACGTCTGACGCACCCCGGCCCGACGGGCCAAGGCCCCCGGACGTCCCCGTCCGGGGGCCTTGGCGTGCCCGGACCCACCGGCCGGCTCGTAGACTGGCCCCACCCCCTGCCCGACCCGAGCCCCTGTGAGCTGCCCCCGTGATCGTCGCCACCGACATCGAACTGCGAGCAGGCGCGCGCCTGTTGATGGAGGGGGTGAACTTCCGGGTCGCCGCCGGTGACCGCATCGGACTGGTGGGCCGCAACGGGGCGGGCAAGACGACGCTGACCAAGGTGCTCGCCGGTGAGGGGCAGCCGGCGTCGGGGACGGTGACCCGGTCGGGGGAGATCGGCTACCTGCCCCAGGACCCGCGCGCCGGGGACCCCGAGATGCTGGCCCGCGACCGGATCCTGGCCGCCCGCGGGCTGGACGCCGTCGTGGCCAAGCTGCGCCGGGCCGAGGCGGACATGGCCAGTGAGGACCCCAAGGTCCGCGACCGGGCGATGGACCGCTACAGCAAGCTCGACGCCCGGTTCGTGGCCCTCGGCGGGTACACCGCCGAGAGCGAGGCGGCGCGCATCTGCGCGAACCTCAACCTGCCCGACCGCATCCTGGACCAGCAGCTCAAGACGCTGTCGGGGGGTCAGCGCCGCCGCGTGGAGCTGGCCCGCATCCTGTTCTCGGCCAGTGAGACCCTGTTGCTGGACGAGCCCACCAACCACCTCGACGCCGACTCCATCACCTGGCTGCGCGAGCACCTGCGCAACTACTCCGGCGGTCTCATCGTCATCAGCCACGACGTGGAGCTGCTCGACGTCGTGGTCAACCGCGTCTTCCACCTCGACGCCAACCGGGCCACGATCGACCTGTACAACGTGGGCTGGAAGAACTACCTCAAGCAGCGCGAGACCGACGAGAAGCGCCGCCAGCGCGAACGGGCCAACGCCGAGAAGAAGGCCGGGACGCTGCTGGCCCAGGCCGCCAAGATGGGCGCCAAGGCCACCAAGGCCGTCGCGGCGCAGAACATGGCCAAGCGGGCCGAGCGGCTCCTGGACGGGCTGGAGGAGGTCCGCGTCCAGGACAAGGTCGCCAAGCTGCGCTTCCCCCGGCCCGCCCCCTGCGGCAAGACGCCCCTCATGGCCGAGGGGCTGAGCAAGTCCTACGGCTCGCTGGAGATCTTCACCTCCGTCGACCTGGCCATCGACCGCGGCAGCCGCGTCGTCATCCTCGGCCTCAACGGGGCCGGCAAGACGACGCTGCTGCGCATGCTCGGCGGGGTGGAGGACCCCGACACCGGGCAGATCGTGGCCGGGCACGGCCTGAAGGTGGGCTACTACGCCCAGGAGCACGAGACGCTGGACCACGACCGCACGGTGCTGGAGAACATGCGCTCGGCGTCCCCGGACCTGGACGACACCCGCGTCCGCACGGTGCTGGGCTCGTTCCTGTTCTCCGGCGACGACGTCGACAAGCCCGCCGGGGTCCTCTCGGGCGGGGAGAAGACGCGGCTGGCCCTGGCCACCCTCGTCGTCTCCAGCGCCAACGTGCTGCTCCTGGACGAGCCGACGAACAACCTCGACCCGGCCTCGCGCGCGGAGATCCTCGACGCGCTGAAGCACTACGAGGGCGCCGTCGTGCTCGTCACGCACGACGAGGGGGCCGTGGAGGCCCTGGGCCCCGAGCGCGTCGTGCTGCTGCCCGACGGCGTCGAGGACCTGTGGAACGCCGGGTACGCCGAGCTCGTCTCCCTCGCCTGAGACCGGTTCGGGTGCAGCGCTGAAACGTTTTCGCAGGTGAGAGGCCCGCGGTGGGCGGTCCGACGCGGCTTCGACTGGCCAGGACGGGTCCCAGTGGTGACCATGGGGAGGGTCTGAGGTCGGCGAGGACGCGCAAGCACGGGGACACGTGGACAGGTGGACATGGAGGAGGTCGAGGTGACCGAGACGATCAAGCGCGGTACCCGGTTGAGCGGGTCCGAACGCGAGCAGCTCGCCGGTGAGCTGTCCAGGGGGTACGCGGAGGGCAAGAGCATCCGGGCGCTGGCGGAGGAGACGGGGCGGTCCTACGGGTTCGTCCACCGGCTCCTGAGCGAGAACGACGTCACGCTGCGAAGCCGGGGTGGTGCCACGCGCGGCAAGGCGCGTCAGGGGGGCTGAGGCGCCCCGAGCGTCGTCCGCCCCGCCGGGCCGCCCGCGGCGGCCCGGCGCGGGCGGACCCG
This genomic window from Kineococcus mangrovi contains:
- a CDS encoding metal-sulfur cluster assembly factor; its protein translation is MSETTTATGAANGPTPAALTDVEEALKDVVDPELGINVVDLGLIYGLTVSDDNVATIDMTLTSAACPLTDVIEDQTAQALTDVVADHRINWVWMPPWGPEKITDDGREQLRALGFNV
- the abc-f gene encoding ribosomal protection-like ABC-F family protein, with translation MIVATDIELRAGARLLMEGVNFRVAAGDRIGLVGRNGAGKTTLTKVLAGEGQPASGTVTRSGEIGYLPQDPRAGDPEMLARDRILAARGLDAVVAKLRRAEADMASEDPKVRDRAMDRYSKLDARFVALGGYTAESEAARICANLNLPDRILDQQLKTLSGGQRRRVELARILFSASETLLLDEPTNHLDADSITWLREHLRNYSGGLIVISHDVELLDVVVNRVFHLDANRATIDLYNVGWKNYLKQRETDEKRRQRERANAEKKAGTLLAQAAKMGAKATKAVAAQNMAKRAERLLDGLEEVRVQDKVAKLRFPRPAPCGKTPLMAEGLSKSYGSLEIFTSVDLAIDRGSRVVILGLNGAGKTTLLRMLGGVEDPDTGQIVAGHGLKVGYYAQEHETLDHDRTVLENMRSASPDLDDTRVRTVLGSFLFSGDDVDKPAGVLSGGEKTRLALATLVVSSANVLLLDEPTNNLDPASRAEILDALKHYEGAVVLVTHDEGAVEALGPERVVLLPDGVEDLWNAGYAELVSLA
- a CDS encoding helix-turn-helix domain-containing protein, with the protein product MTETIKRGTRLSGSEREQLAGELSRGYAEGKSIRALAEETGRSYGFVHRLLSENDVTLRSRGGATRGKARQGG